The following coding sequences are from one Haploplasma axanthum window:
- a CDS encoding ABC transporter substrate-binding protein translates to MKKIVSILVIILISVVAVSCRKEEEVKTIVIMHGSVGEVDPFHIDYSTRSDREEKQALQRKVEEEFNIKIEYKPYPSNAGWGPARVNAIIEAYQAKKPLADIYWTTTSWTSRLADSYAISPVDEWMQEYGSNIDQTVYEIGSYNEKLYSFFPEKATGQLGLYFNENLLRDKDIENPVDIFIRGEWTWSKFKEWAEQAQAKMSKEASNEQYVLGGMLPIWTQSLIPLNGGTLINKETKRVAFTQAPALETYAFMQELWNNQLFEPKGEYDTGSAEWNSGRVLMHPGAFWFLNADNRWKGLSFDLGYVPYPVSDSFKSKGGEYITYVSGEAVYNVANSEDKERQKLAFQVWNALQLWKTPEFQEREFSAKLRSNFGGNDKYVNAFLSVYNNVYLELVDDLGISAYGDGGWRSTIGAAIKGTDGKEPRSAVESIAPIYQEALDSFFAKK, encoded by the coding sequence ATGAAAAAAATAGTATCAATTTTAGTAATAATTTTAATTAGTGTTGTTGCTGTTTCTTGTAGAAAAGAAGAGGAAGTAAAGACAATTGTAATAATGCATGGATCAGTTGGTGAAGTTGATCCATTCCATATTGATTACAGTACAAGATCAGATCGTGAAGAGAAGCAAGCATTGCAAAGAAAAGTTGAAGAAGAATTTAATATAAAAATTGAATATAAACCATATCCAAGCAATGCGGGATGGGGACCAGCAAGAGTTAATGCAATAATTGAAGCATATCAAGCAAAGAAACCATTAGCCGATATATATTGGACAACAACAAGTTGGACAAGTAGATTAGCAGATTCATATGCTATTTCTCCAGTTGATGAGTGGATGCAAGAATATGGAAGCAATATTGATCAAACTGTTTATGAAATAGGTAGTTATAATGAAAAATTATATTCTTTCTTTCCTGAAAAAGCTACTGGACAATTAGGTCTATATTTTAATGAAAATTTACTTAGAGATAAAGATATTGAAAATCCTGTTGACATATTCATAAGAGGTGAATGGACATGGAGCAAGTTTAAAGAATGGGCAGAACAAGCTCAAGCGAAAATGAGTAAAGAAGCAAGCAATGAACAGTATGTACTTGGCGGTATGTTACCTATATGGACTCAATCACTTATCCCATTAAATGGAGGAACATTGATTAATAAAGAAACAAAAAGAGTTGCATTTACACAGGCACCAGCACTAGAAACGTATGCGTTCATGCAAGAATTGTGGAATAATCAATTATTTGAACCTAAAGGTGAATATGATACTGGAAGTGCTGAATGGAATAGTGGACGTGTATTAATGCATCCAGGTGCATTTTGGTTTTTAAATGCAGATAACAGATGGAAAGGATTAAGTTTTGATTTAGGTTATGTTCCTTATCCAGTTAGTGATAGTTTTAAAAGCAAAGGTGGCGAATATATAACATATGTTTCAGGTGAAGCAGTATATAATGTCGCTAATAGTGAAGATAAAGAAAGACAAAAGCTAGCATTTCAAGTTTGGAATGCACTACAATTATGGAAAACACCTGAATTCCAAGAAAGAGAATTTAGTGCAAAACTTAGAAGTAATTTCGGTGGTAATGATAAATACGTAAATGCATTTTTATCAGTATACAACAATGTTTACTTGGAGCTAGTTGATGATTTAGGAATAAGTGCTTATGGTGATGGGGGATGGAGAAGTACAATCGGTGCGGCAATTAAAGGTACAGATGGTAAAGAACCAAGATCTGCAGTTGAATCAATTGCGCCTATATATCAAGAAGCATTAGATTCATTTTTTGCAAAAAAATAA
- a CDS encoding carbohydrate-binding protein: protein MKKIIIITLSILVTFFVFATVKNIIDNSSKNYLKQNIVNKEDIDFSSFENSSSSDYYHYIKKYDMKYPANEEILIEGKNFTDATSDIEILSKFEGENDVILTSDEGDIIWSFNVEKDGYYNIGINYYPYEGNGSNIERTLLINDEIPFNGAENLVLHRLWGSETEIKQDLYGNDIRPSQVEKPNWIKSYFKDSVGYVNGKYAFYFKQGENTITLRSLSQPMVIKNLIIESIEELKTYEDLKKSYEEKNMS from the coding sequence ATGAAAAAGATTATAATAATTACACTATCAATATTGGTTACTTTTTTTGTTTTTGCAACCGTTAAAAATATAATAGATAACTCATCAAAAAATTATCTTAAACAAAACATTGTGAATAAAGAGGATATTGATTTTTCAAGTTTTGAAAATAGTAGTTCAAGTGATTATTATCACTATATAAAAAAATATGATATGAAGTATCCTGCAAATGAAGAGATTTTAATTGAAGGCAAAAATTTTACTGATGCAACATCGGATATAGAAATATTGTCAAAGTTTGAAGGAGAAAATGATGTTATTTTAACTTCTGATGAAGGAGATATTATATGGAGTTTTAATGTTGAAAAAGATGGATATTATAATATCGGTATTAATTATTATCCGTATGAAGGTAATGGTTCGAATATTGAAAGAACGTTACTAATTAATGATGAAATTCCTTTTAATGGAGCTGAAAATTTAGTTTTACATCGCTTATGGGGAAGTGAAACTGAAATAAAACAAGATTTGTATGGTAATGATATTAGACCAAGTCAAGTTGAAAAACCAAATTGGATTAAGAGTTATTTTAAAGACTCTGTTGGTTATGTTAATGGTAAGTATGCTTTCTATTTTAAACAGGGTGAAAATACAATAACTTTAAGAAGCTTAAGTCAACCCATGGTTATTAAAAACTTAATAATAGAATCAATTGAAGAATTGAAGACATACGAAGATTTGAAAAAAAGTTATGAAGAAAAAAATATGAGTTAA
- a CDS encoding extracellular solute-binding protein, with protein MTRNIYINNEIPFKELENYTFKFNSSWRIQTLGTDKEAFKFYFEAGKEYEFSMETSLGSYGPKIAQIENVISNLSKIYREILVFTGPEPDPNRDYQLTTRVPNLISRLNAELEELHKIRDKIIEISGSKSEKTGILDTIILQIEDFLKKPSQIHKKLTTFNNNVSSLGTLIILLSDQPLELDYIAVHGSDGKLPKNSVNIFKQMFFSIRAFFASFTTDYSSVGKTTKDANETINVWLTVGKDQANILRKLIDEKFTPMHDIQVDLKLVSSASLLPATSSGKGPDVAMGVGTNVPVNYALRNASYDLTKFSDFKDIIKRFNRSAYESFEFGDGTYALPEQEIFMMMFYRTDIFDELGLNVPNTWQDVIKMIPDLQKYNLEFFLPVPRTQGAVVNLPPNPIFSTMFYQNGGSFYINNNTESGFNEGLGPEVFETWTQFYTDYSFPVEANFANRFRSGQMPLGITYYNTYNTLSVFAPEIRGKWGFLPVPGTEYIDENGEKQIRRDTVSTNTGAMILNNSSKKDASWEFLKWWTSTDTQVRFGREMEGILGAAARYPTANVEAFESLPWKRNELEVLKEQWSWVRGIPEVPGSYMTGRHLDNAFRMVINETANPREVIYDYVQIINEEINKKRKEFNLN; from the coding sequence GTGACTAGAAACATATATATTAATAATGAAATTCCTTTTAAAGAATTAGAAAATTATACGTTTAAATTTAATAGTTCCTGGAGAATACAAACGCTTGGAACAGATAAAGAGGCGTTTAAATTTTACTTTGAAGCTGGAAAAGAATATGAATTTTCTATGGAAACATCGTTAGGATCATATGGACCAAAGATTGCTCAAATTGAAAATGTTATTTCAAATTTAAGTAAAATTTATCGTGAAATACTTGTTTTTACAGGACCAGAACCTGATCCAAATAGAGACTATCAGTTAACAACAAGAGTTCCAAATCTAATTTCAAGATTAAATGCAGAATTGGAAGAACTACACAAGATAAGAGATAAAATAATCGAAATATCTGGTTCGAAAAGTGAAAAAACAGGTATTTTGGATACTATAATTTTACAAATTGAAGATTTTTTAAAGAAACCAAGTCAAATCCATAAAAAACTAACAACATTCAATAATAATGTATCATCGCTTGGGACACTTATTATTCTATTGAGTGATCAGCCACTTGAGCTTGATTACATAGCAGTTCATGGTAGTGATGGGAAACTACCTAAAAATTCTGTAAATATATTTAAACAAATGTTTTTTAGTATTAGAGCATTCTTTGCATCATTTACTACAGATTATTCATCAGTTGGAAAAACAACTAAAGATGCAAATGAAACAATAAATGTATGGCTCACAGTTGGTAAAGATCAAGCAAATATTTTGAGAAAACTTATTGATGAAAAATTTACACCAATGCATGACATACAAGTTGATTTAAAACTAGTAAGTAGTGCATCATTATTACCTGCAACTTCCTCTGGAAAAGGACCAGATGTTGCAATGGGAGTAGGAACTAATGTTCCTGTAAATTATGCACTTAGAAATGCAAGTTATGATTTAACAAAATTTAGTGATTTTAAAGATATTATTAAAAGATTTAATAGAAGTGCTTATGAATCATTTGAATTTGGTGATGGTACTTATGCACTTCCAGAACAAGAAATATTTATGATGATGTTTTATAGAACTGATATTTTTGATGAACTTGGATTGAATGTTCCAAATACATGGCAAGATGTTATTAAAATGATTCCTGATTTACAAAAATATAATTTAGAATTCTTCTTACCAGTTCCAAGAACACAAGGTGCAGTTGTTAATCTACCACCAAATCCGATATTCTCAACTATGTTTTATCAAAATGGAGGAAGCTTCTATATTAACAATAATACAGAAAGTGGATTTAATGAGGGATTAGGTCCAGAAGTATTTGAGACTTGGACTCAGTTTTATACTGATTATTCTTTTCCAGTTGAAGCTAATTTTGCAAATAGATTTAGAAGTGGACAAATGCCATTAGGTATTACATATTACAATACTTATAATACATTAAGTGTTTTTGCTCCTGAAATACGAGGAAAATGGGGATTTTTACCAGTGCCTGGTACTGAATATATTGATGAGAATGGTGAAAAACAGATTAGAAGAGATACAGTTTCAACTAATACTGGAGCAATGATTTTGAACAATTCGAGTAAAAAAGATGCATCATGGGAATTTTTAAAGTGGTGGACATCTACAGATACACAAGTTAGATTTGGACGCGAAATGGAAGGTATTTTAGGTGCTGCTGCAAGATACCCGACAGCAAATGTTGAAGCATTTGAAAGTCTACCATGGAAACGTAATGAACTTGAGGTTTTAAAAGAACAATGGTCATGGGTACGAGGAATACCTGAAGTTCCAGGATCATATATGACAGGTAGACATTTGGATAACGCGTTTAGAATGGTAATTAATGAAACTGCAAATCCGCGAGAAGTTATATATGATTATGTTCAAATTATTAACGAAGAAATAAATAAAAAACGTAAAGAATTTAATTTGAATTAG
- a CDS encoding carbohydrate ABC transporter permease, producing MQIEKTTKAPLTKRQHLVKEIKQNKHNYILLAPYFILFFAFTVIPVLMSMGISFTYFNLLESPKFVGFDNYMNLFLDDDVFIIALKNTFILAIVTGPVSYLAAFIFAWLINELGPKLRAFMTVIFYVPSISGSAFLIWLIIFSGDVHGYANAIFMNLGIIDTPIQWLTDQKYMMIVLIIVQLWLSLGVSFLAFIAGLQNVDRTLYEAGAIDGVKNRWQELWYITLPSMKPQLLFGAVMQITTSLAIAEVSMQLLGFPSTGYEGHTIVTHLMDYGTLRFDLGYASAIATVLFFIMILANMLVRSVLKKVGE from the coding sequence ATGCAAATTGAAAAAACGACAAAAGCGCCATTAACTAAAAGACAACATTTAGTTAAAGAAATAAAACAAAATAAACATAATTACATATTACTTGCTCCATACTTTATTCTATTCTTTGCATTTACTGTTATACCAGTATTAATGTCAATGGGGATTAGTTTCACATACTTTAATTTATTAGAAAGTCCTAAGTTTGTGGGATTTGATAATTATATGAACTTATTTTTAGATGATGATGTATTTATAATTGCACTAAAAAATACTTTTATTTTAGCAATTGTAACGGGACCGGTTAGTTATTTAGCTGCATTTATATTTGCATGGCTGATTAATGAGTTAGGACCTAAACTACGGGCATTCATGACAGTTATTTTCTATGTTCCATCAATTTCAGGAAGTGCCTTTCTTATATGGTTAATCATTTTTTCTGGTGATGTTCATGGATATGCTAATGCAATATTTATGAATTTGGGCATTATTGATACCCCAATTCAATGGCTTACAGATCAAAAATATATGATGATTGTTTTAATCATTGTTCAGCTTTGGTTAAGTTTAGGAGTTAGTTTTCTAGCATTTATTGCAGGTCTTCAAAATGTTGATAGAACATTATATGAAGCAGGAGCTATTGACGGTGTAAAGAATAGATGGCAAGAATTATGGTATATAACATTACCATCAATGAAACCACAATTATTATTTGGTGCTGTAATGCAAATAACCACAAGTTTAGCAATTGCAGAAGTATCGATGCAATTACTTGGATTTCCATCGACAGGATACGAAGGACACACTATTGTTACACATTTAATGGATTATGGAACACTAAGATTTGATCTTGGATATGCATCAGCAATTGCAACCGTATTATTTTTTATAATGATTCTTGCAAATATGCTCGTAAGATCAGTCTTAAAGAAGGTAGGTGAATAA
- a CDS encoding carbohydrate ABC transporter permease: MQTLKENKLTFLEKIKYKKKKKLNRSKLGNFALFLFLLVFGAFSAYPLIMTTSNAFKPLDELFLFPPSLIPKNVTFDNFRDLSSLIASSWIPFSRYFFNTIIITVVGTAGHVLIASMAAYPLAKYKFPGRNFLFGLVVYSLMFAPQVTAIPNYIIISSLGLVDTYAAIILPAIAASLGLYLMKQFMEQIPMELIESAKIDGASEYRIFFQIVMPLVKPAWLTLIILLFQRLWTTDGGAFIFSEELKPLSYALRQIAQGSIERSGTIAAVSFIMMIVPITFFIISQSRIVETFSHSGMK; this comes from the coding sequence ATGCAAACACTAAAAGAAAATAAGCTTACTTTTTTAGAGAAAATAAAGTATAAAAAGAAGAAAAAACTTAATCGTTCTAAACTTGGTAATTTTGCACTATTCTTATTCCTATTAGTGTTTGGAGCATTTTCAGCTTATCCACTTATAATGACTACTTCAAATGCTTTTAAACCTTTAGATGAATTGTTTTTATTTCCACCTAGTCTAATACCTAAGAATGTAACATTTGACAATTTTAGGGATTTATCAAGTTTGATTGCAAGCTCATGGATACCATTTTCTAGATACTTTTTTAACACAATAATAATTACAGTAGTTGGAACTGCAGGACATGTTTTAATAGCATCAATGGCAGCTTATCCATTAGCAAAATATAAATTTCCTGGAAGAAATTTTTTGTTCGGTCTTGTAGTATATTCTTTGATGTTTGCACCACAAGTAACAGCAATTCCAAATTACATTATAATATCATCTTTGGGACTTGTTGATACTTATGCAGCCATCATTCTTCCTGCAATAGCAGCTAGTTTAGGATTATATCTGATGAAACAATTTATGGAACAAATACCAATGGAACTAATAGAATCAGCAAAAATTGATGGAGCAAGTGAATATAGAATTTTCTTCCAAATTGTTATGCCACTTGTTAAACCCGCTTGGCTAACTTTAATTATTCTATTATTTCAAAGACTATGGACAACTGATGGTGGGGCATTTATCTTTAGTGAAGAATTAAAACCATTATCATATGCACTACGACAAATAGCACAAGGTTCAATTGAAAGAAGTGGAACGATTGCTGCTGTTTCATTCATAATGATGATTGTACCAATAACATTCTTCATTATTTCTCAATCAAGAATAGTTGAAACATTCAGTCATTCTGGTATGAAATAG
- a CDS encoding NHL repeat-containing protein, which produces MKKKIIIIALLIIIPLLMGSKPYNYSYYGEVISSSPGMTFQTYINGQTLGTSIGTPHDLYVYQEEIYMVAQTNNGGKLLIINKEYQLVEDIQEFEYADEFLDKLKLIKTDMADDQILMNRYISKTLDTPTGIDVKEDAIYIADSKNKRIVKLNFEYQIIDIFYEQEKISEQMVYEPRKISVDSSGRMYVAVDNAYEGIIELDVDGSFNRFLGTNTIKHSPFEMLRRSLMTEEQRKKLDLALSTSYTNVNVNEKGFIFATAKPTENNNEKMIQLINPKGVDVLKRNGYHVPMGDVEFLKQVDKYTSKVGPSKLVDVAYTKNGIYTVLDEQRSKLFTYDQEGNLLYINGSSSEGTNTQSDKLEKPVAIDYFGDDILVLDGDQRATKIVVLRLTEFGKTVNDAIELHSIGKFEEASKLWEKVLILNTNYEVAYNGIGKNELRQKNYKIAMQNFEKGHDSYYYSKAFKSYRNQIIKKYFSVMVTGIAVLVVGSIVYKKRDKIFKKGENK; this is translated from the coding sequence ATGAAAAAGAAAATAATTATAATTGCGCTATTAATTATAATTCCACTTTTAATGGGATCTAAACCATATAATTATTCATATTATGGTGAAGTAATAAGCTCAAGCCCAGGTATGACTTTTCAAACATATATAAATGGTCAAACATTAGGTACTTCAATTGGTACACCACATGATTTGTATGTTTATCAAGAAGAAATCTATATGGTTGCTCAAACTAATAATGGTGGAAAACTATTAATTATAAATAAAGAATATCAATTAGTTGAAGATATACAAGAATTTGAATATGCAGATGAATTTTTAGATAAACTAAAGTTAATAAAAACTGATATGGCTGATGATCAAATTTTGATGAATAGATACATATCAAAGACTTTAGATACACCGACTGGAATAGATGTTAAAGAAGATGCAATATATATAGCAGATTCTAAAAATAAAAGAATTGTAAAACTTAATTTTGAATATCAAATAATAGATATTTTTTATGAGCAAGAAAAGATCAGTGAACAAATGGTCTATGAACCTAGAAAAATTAGTGTAGATAGTTCAGGGCGTATGTATGTAGCAGTAGATAATGCATATGAAGGTATTATTGAGTTAGATGTTGATGGAAGTTTTAATAGATTTTTAGGTACAAATACAATCAAACATTCACCATTTGAAATGTTAAGACGCTCACTTATGACTGAGGAACAAAGAAAAAAACTTGACTTAGCTTTATCAACTTCTTATACAAATGTTAATGTTAATGAAAAAGGTTTTATCTTTGCAACAGCAAAACCAACAGAGAATAATAATGAAAAAATGATTCAATTGATTAATCCTAAAGGTGTTGATGTTTTAAAAAGAAATGGTTATCATGTTCCAATGGGTGATGTAGAGTTTTTAAAACAAGTTGATAAATATACAAGTAAAGTAGGACCTTCAAAACTTGTTGATGTAGCTTATACAAAGAATGGAATATACACTGTTTTAGATGAACAAAGATCAAAACTATTTACATACGATCAAGAAGGAAATCTGCTATATATCAATGGTTCATCTAGCGAAGGAACTAATACGCAAAGTGATAAGTTAGAAAAGCCTGTTGCTATTGATTACTTTGGCGATGATATTTTAGTTTTAGATGGGGATCAAAGAGCAACAAAAATAGTAGTTTTAAGATTAACTGAATTCGGAAAAACTGTTAACGATGCAATAGAATTACACTCTATTGGAAAATTTGAAGAAGCATCAAAACTATGGGAAAAAGTGTTAATTCTTAATACTAATTATGAAGTTGCATACAATGGGATTGGAAAAAATGAATTACGTCAAAAAAATTATAAAATAGCAATGCAAAATTTTGAAAAAGGACATGATTCATATTATTATTCTAAAGCATTTAAAAGTTATCGAAATCAAATAATAAAAAAATATTTTTCAGTAATGGTAACGGGCATTGCAGTTTTAGTAGTAGGAAGCATAGTATATAAAAAAAGAGATAAAATATTTAAAAAGGGGGAAAATAAATGA
- a CDS encoding Yip1 family protein translates to MKEKFKKTYENYIKFPKYLLTHPFDGFYDFKKYKKGKLSVAIVYVFLYVLFRIIKFSYESPIVSTVNPLNLNTIKEIVTVILMVLVFSIANWAVTTLMEGKGNFKEIFTVTGYSLFPIVIIGIPFVFISNLLTKDEMAIYNLVIGFSYLATAWLLFMGILNVHEYGLGKTIGAFILTAVAMAVMIFFAILFFDLIQQIISFIKILWQEINLRL, encoded by the coding sequence ATGAAAGAAAAATTCAAAAAAACATATGAGAATTATATAAAATTTCCTAAGTATTTGCTTACCCACCCTTTTGATGGATTTTATGATTTTAAGAAATATAAAAAAGGTAAATTATCGGTTGCTATTGTCTATGTTTTCTTATATGTTTTATTTAGAATAATAAAGTTTTCATATGAATCTCCAATAGTTTCAACTGTTAATCCCTTAAATCTAAACACAATTAAAGAAATTGTTACAGTTATTTTGATGGTTTTAGTATTTTCAATTGCAAATTGGGCTGTTACAACACTAATGGAAGGTAAAGGAAATTTCAAAGAAATCTTTACAGTTACAGGATATTCTCTTTTTCCAATTGTAATTATTGGAATACCATTTGTTTTTATTTCAAATTTATTAACTAAAGATGAAATGGCAATATATAATTTAGTGATTGGATTTTCATATCTTGCAACTGCATGGTTACTATTTATGGGAATACTTAATGTTCATGAGTACGGTTTAGGAAAAACTATTGGAGCATTTATATTAACTGCTGTTGCAATGGCAGTAATGATTTTCTTTGCAATATTGTTTTTTGATTTAATTCAACAAATTATATCTTTTATAAAAATATTATGGCAAGAAATTAATCTTCGATTATAA
- a CDS encoding DUF5696 domain-containing protein codes for MKKKLIIASLIFGILIITSTYLFAFPMPKTKYVNEDLMEFNKEDFIKVQTEKIDNGNLQYEDVLTDKNKKVADNGTYQLYFDETTSYFYVENSKTKEKWYSNPIDSKNDNQKSTITINYLESSGANNTAKSVNNYKLSINHDESINYNEKGRKTFSVNYVENGFQVLYEIKSLNINYLYIPRFLDKDVYENALSILKGRVDDSASSYDEYSLFQRMYTYSNDKYQIPESNYVGMNAFDISTFYNIFYPVNKEDLIESLGVYTPERVKQENEQNNYLGSIPDFYFEVAVEVKLTNEGIKMSILNNSIKESSAHKITEITAYPLFGAVTYSEASNLGNDGYLFVPDGSGAIINFNNGKGGATNAYKGRVYGSDLAMLPYTEINREKLIFPIYGLVKKNSGFAAIISNGDAMASVNANVSSNDDTYNMVYASFNVREVEAVTMGSGATTYSILLVTNDKVQTDYSISYYFLDETNSSYSGIAKSYQKYLIDYKNLQKNDTSKNPMITLEFLGAYDEKNFFLGIPYTKQKSLTTFKEAGMIVNQFLSKNVNNINILYKGAINGGLTPNISNKAKIENVLGGKKQYKKLEKELESKGINIYINSDVSTVNKYEKPFDSYKYTAKRVSGDSSRVHEYSPATGVFGKEYNHNYVLNPIYYEEIYKRFNKENLFKNLSFDYIGNSLAGSYSKNGLVYKQDSLNIQKELLENMDKSLVISNPLGFAIPYSDYIIDLPTSSTLFSIIDYSIPLTQLVLSGFIDYTTESMNLSTSRSIDFQFLKAIETGSNIKYTLSYKSSEELLNTKYNMYYSTYYKNWLEIITNQYNEMVELQIHEGELLEHRRISQNVYESKYSNNIKIIINYNSHQVEVEGITIQGMNYMKVVE; via the coding sequence ATGAAAAAAAAGTTAATCATAGCAAGTCTAATATTTGGAATTCTTATAATTACATCAACATATTTATTTGCATTTCCAATGCCAAAAACAAAATATGTTAATGAAGATTTAATGGAGTTTAATAAAGAGGATTTTATAAAAGTTCAAACTGAAAAAATAGATAATGGTAATCTTCAATATGAAGACGTTTTAACTGATAAGAATAAGAAAGTTGCAGATAATGGAACATATCAATTATATTTTGATGAGACTACATCATATTTCTATGTTGAAAATAGTAAAACAAAAGAAAAATGGTATTCAAATCCAATTGATTCAAAAAATGATAATCAAAAGTCGACAATTACAATTAACTATTTGGAATCTAGCGGTGCAAATAATACTGCAAAATCTGTAAACAATTATAAATTAAGTATTAATCATGATGAATCAATAAATTATAATGAAAAAGGTAGAAAGACCTTTTCTGTAAACTATGTTGAAAATGGATTTCAAGTTTTGTATGAAATAAAAAGTTTAAATATTAATTATTTATATATACCTAGATTTTTAGATAAAGATGTATATGAAAATGCACTTAGTATTTTAAAAGGAAGAGTAGATGATAGTGCAAGTAGTTATGATGAGTATAGTTTGTTTCAAAGAATGTACACTTATTCTAATGATAAATATCAAATTCCAGAATCAAATTATGTTGGTATGAACGCATTTGATATATCAACATTCTACAATATATTTTATCCAGTAAATAAAGAAGATTTGATTGAATCATTAGGTGTTTATACTCCTGAAAGAGTAAAACAAGAGAATGAACAAAATAATTATCTTGGCAGTATTCCAGACTTTTATTTTGAAGTTGCAGTTGAAGTTAAACTTACAAACGAAGGTATTAAGATGTCAATATTAAATAATTCAATTAAAGAATCATCAGCTCATAAAATAACAGAGATTACAGCATATCCTTTATTTGGAGCGGTGACATATAGTGAAGCTTCTAATCTTGGAAATGATGGATATCTTTTTGTTCCAGATGGAAGTGGGGCAATCATTAATTTTAATAATGGCAAGGGCGGTGCAACTAATGCATATAAGGGAAGAGTTTATGGTTCAGATTTGGCTATGTTACCATATACTGAAATAAATAGAGAGAAACTAATATTTCCTATATATGGATTGGTTAAAAAGAATTCAGGTTTTGCAGCAATTATATCAAATGGTGATGCAATGGCTTCTGTTAACGCTAATGTGTCGTCAAATGATGATACATACAATATGGTCTATGCATCATTTAATGTTAGAGAAGTAGAAGCAGTAACAATGGGATCAGGAGCAACAACATATAGCATACTTTTAGTCACAAACGATAAGGTTCAAACTGATTATAGTATTTCATATTATTTTTTAGATGAAACAAATAGTTCTTATAGTGGGATTGCAAAATCTTATCAAAAATATTTAATAGACTATAAAAATCTACAAAAGAATGACACTAGTAAAAATCCAATGATTACATTAGAATTTTTAGGAGCATATGATGAAAAGAATTTCTTCTTAGGCATTCCCTATACAAAACAAAAATCTTTAACAACTTTTAAAGAAGCGGGAATGATAGTTAATCAATTTTTGAGCAAGAATGTTAATAATATTAATATTTTATATAAAGGTGCAATTAATGGTGGACTTACTCCAAATATTTCAAATAAAGCGAAAATTGAAAATGTTCTTGGGGGAAAAAAGCAATATAAAAAGCTCGAAAAAGAACTTGAGAGTAAAGGAATTAATATCTATATAAATTCTGATGTATCTACAGTAAATAAATATGAAAAACCTTTTGATAGTTATAAATATACTGCAAAAAGAGTTTCAGGTGATAGTTCAAGAGTTCATGAGTATAGTCCCGCAACAGGAGTATTTGGGAAGGAATATAATCATAATTATGTTTTAAATCCAATATATTACGAAGAAATTTATAAGAGATTTAATAAAGAGAATCTTTTCAAAAATTTAAGCTTTGATTATATAGGAAATTCGTTAGCGGGTAGTTATAGTAAAAATGGTTTAGTATATAAACAAGATTCATTGAATATACAAAAAGAATTGCTAGAGAATATGGATAAGAGTCTTGTTATTTCAAATCCTCTTGGATTTGCAATTCCATATTCAGATTATATTATTGATTTACCAACTTCTTCGACATTGTTTTCAATAATTGACTATTCGATACCACTTACTCAATTGGTGCTATCAGGATTTATTGACTATACGACAGAGAGTATGAATTTATCTACATCAAGAAGTATTGATTTTCAATTTCTAAAAGCAATAGAAACAGGATCTAATATTAAATATACTTTATCATACAAAAGTTCAGAGGAACTTTTAAACACGAAATACAATATGTATTATTCAACATACTATAAAAATTGGTTAGAAATAATTACTAATCAATATAATGAAATGGTTGAACTTCAAATTCACGAAGGAGAATTATTGGAACATAGAAGGATAAGTCAAAACGTTTATGAATCAAAATATAGTAATAACATAAAAATAATCATAAATTATAACTCACATCAAGTTGAAGTTGAGGGAATTACCATTCAAGGTATGAATTACATGAAAGTGGTGGAATAA